The Episyrphus balteatus chromosome 4, idEpiBalt1.1, whole genome shotgun sequence genome includes a window with the following:
- the LOC129918164 gene encoding uncharacterized protein LOC129918164 gives MINVLAVFQDFSNSSAYYSYNNFVQFTIEERIWNKNECYIFPNQMKDLKGSTLPVFFGGPEPAVIVSKLTNGDTLIGGFVGHIFNYISKKHNAKLNSSNVNTLLSVYEMHTLALNGTIEISGSHLVVLQDKIDMSSCSYPYILVDWSIMLTIEIKIPLYKVFAFVFHWEAFVLTICAFIFLSVLLELATEFSGSQRIDCFRGILGQSFPEARNPSFTTKIIYLLIFMLGIMIVTSYDAFLQSFMTELPREKVIRSFDDLESSGLKIFAFKGDMDELLYKWRPNFMKRYSNIFQVENNGYNFVKFRDTLNTKYAFTVNSPKWEIFKNQQNFFDQQLFRWSDELCLLKNLPMAIAINENSIYKQILNKCILEMQSAGLIEFWKRRAFYELTLYLFFVIKKLLQGLLNSLELLNCS, from the exons ATGATCAATGTTCTCGCAGTATTTCAAGACTTCTCGAATTCTTCGGCTTATTACAGTTACAACAATTTTGTACAATTTACAATCGAAGAGCGCATCTGGAACAAGAATGAATGCTATATTTTTCCAAATCAAATGAAGGACCTTAAAGGCTCAACATTGCCGGTATTTTTCGGGGGACCAGAACCAGCAGTGATTGTCTCAAAATTAACAAACGGTGACACATTAATTGGTGGTTTCGTTGGACATATCTTCAATTATATTTCCAAGAAACACAATGCCAAATTGAACAGCTCCAACGTTAACACTTTACTTTCGGTCTATGAAATGCATACACTTGCATTAAATGGAACAATTGAAATATCAGGGTCTCATCTGGTAGTTTTACAAGACAAAATTGATATGTCTTCATGTTCATATCCATATATTTTGGTGGATTGGAGTATAATGCTGACAATAGAGATAAAAATTCCCCTTTATAAGGTGTTTGCATTTGTGTTTCATTGGGAAGCTTTTGTTTTAACAATTTGTGCATTCATATTTCTTTCTGTGTTGCTTGAGTTGGCTACTGAATTTTCAGGATCACAACGGATCGATTGTTTTCGTGGAATACTTGGACAGTCATTCCCTGAAGCACGGAATCCGTCTTTCACTAccaaaatcatttatttgcttATATTTATGCTTGGAATTATGATAGTTACTTCATACGATGCATTTCTTCAGTCTTTCATGACCGAACTTCCACGAGAAAAAGTTATAAGATCCTTCGATGACTTGGAATCGTCTGGTCTAAAAATCTTTGCATTTAAAGGTGATATGGATGAGTTATTGTACAAATGGAGACCTAATTTCATGAAAagatattcaaatatttttcaagtcgAAAACAATGgatataattttgtaaaatttcgaGATACTTTAAATACTAAATATGCCTTCACAGTAAATAGTCCcaaatgggaaatttttaaaaatcaacaaaatttttttgatcagCAATTGTTTCGTTGGTCTGATGAATTgtgtcttttgaaaaatttaccaATGGCTATTGctataaatgaaaattcaatttacaaacaaatattgaataaatgcattttagaaATGCAATCAGCTGGATTgattgaattttggaaaagaaGAGCCTTTTATgaattaaccctctact tattttttgttataaagaaaTTGTTACAAGGTTTGTTAAATTCACTCGAACTATTAAATTGCAGCTAA
- the LOC129918165 gene encoding uncharacterized protein LOC129918165: MKDLKGSTLPVFFGGPEPALIVSKSKNGDTVIGGFVGHIFKYFAKKHNAKLNTSHIDTLFSINEMNTLVLNGTIEILGSQLAVLQEKIDWSSLSYPYILMDWDALAKKHNITLLRSTIDFKHSPDELIELVRNDSVDISAAIVYPDIPPDGWTYPLEYINWCLLLPIEPSIPRYDIFLVVFRLETVIATIVFVVLLSILLEVSKLRAGKQTNLIGFIVNDNCLRGALGQSFTEVRNAPLRIRFIYLQICLLGIIITTSYNSYLQTYVTSPPTIAKINTFDDLLKSGIKIYSYRTEFEDLIKSDQRFAHEWFEMFMFEENFARYVIFRDKMDTKFAYTVNQIKWITIQEQQKIFTKPLFRQPKGMCFFDFFPVNFPIDENSIFMDVINFLILEIQSSGLQKHWQKWSFHELIDSGRIKLEDLSGKKVDFVPMKADHLRLIWIARPITLVGVIGLTEGDGGLIVCSSYGRNTISRIVCHCRN, translated from the exons atgaaggACCTTAAAGGCTCAACATTGCCGGTATTTTTTGGTGGACCAGAACCGGCACTAATTgtctcaaaatcaaaaaatggtGATACAGTTATTGGTGGTTTTGTGGGACACATTTTCAAATACTTTGCTAAGAAACACAATGCCAAGTTGAACACATCTCATATCGACACTTTATTTTCGATCAACGAAATGAATACACTTGTATTAAATGGAACAATTGAGATATTAGGGTCTCAGCTGGCAGtattacaagaaaaaattgattggtCTTCACTTTCATATCCATATATTCTGATGGATTGGG ATGCTTTGGCCAAGAAACACAACATCACTTTGCTTCGATCTACAATTGACTTCAAGCACTCTCCCGACGAACTAATTGAATTGGTCAGAAATGACAGTGTGGATATATCAGCTGCAATTGTATATCCTGACATTCCCCCGGATGGGTGGACCTATCCATTGGAATACATAAATTGGTGTTTGTTGCTTCCAATCGAACCAAGTATCCCCCGATATGATATCTTCTTGGTAGTTTTTCGCCTTGAAACCGTTATCGCCacaattgtttttgttgttcttttatcAATTCTTCTTGAAGTATCAAAATTGCGAGCAGGAAAGCAAACCAATCTTATAGGATTCATTGTGAATGATAATTGTTTGAGAGGTGCATTGGGGCAGTCTTTTACTGAAGTCCGAAATGCTCCTCTCAGAATCAGATTCATCTACCTGCAGATTTGTCTCCTTGGAATCATCATAACCACCTCATACAATTCATATCTCCAAACCTATGTGACAAGTCCTCCAacaattgcaaaaataaataccttTGATGATCTTCTCAAATCAGGTATCAAAATCTATAGTTATCGGACTGAATTTGAAGATCTGATAAAATCCGATCAACGTTTTGCTCACGAATGGTTTGAAAtgttcatgtttgaagaaaatttcgCTCGTTACGTTATATTTCGCGATAAAATGGATACAAAATTTGCCTACACAGTAAATCAAATCAAATGGATAACAATACAAGAACAGCAGAAAATTTTCACCAAACCACTATTTCGTCAACCAAAGGGAATGTGTTTCTTTGATTTCTTTCCAGTTAATTTTCCCATTGATGAGAATTCGATTTTTATggatgttattaattttttgatattggaAATTCAATCATCAGGATTGCAAAAACATTGGCAAAAATGGTCTTTTCATGAATTGATTGATTCGGGAAGAATTAAACTTGAAGATTTGTCGGGGAAGAAGGTGGATTTTGTACCAATGAAGGCGGATCATTTGAGACTTATTTGGATTG CCAGGCCTATTACTTTGGTTGGTGTAATTGGTTTGACCGAAGGCGATGGAGGTCTTATCGTTTGTAGTAGCTACGGCAGAAATACAATTTCCCGGATTGTGTGCCATTGCAGAAATTGA
- the LOC129918166 gene encoding uncharacterized protein LOC129918166, with product MRDLHGLTLPVDCRGSKPAIIVSEDTNDEKIIGGFVGNIIKAFAKRHNAKLNTSNARDVITPISMYKLVLNGTVEIPCSDMLILQNSNIWFSYPFTQLAWGVIVPVEDHIPIYKIFAFIFYWKAFAVTVLVLILLSILTEVSAFRRGSQRAFVIRDLFFNIDCFCGILGQTFSEEPNASFTTKIIYLLIFLLGIMIVTSYNAFLQSFMTEPPGGKIIKSFDDFKSFNLKIYTTDINIQLMRQLRPTIMEKYSNLFISEKNFETYTRILNNLDTKYAYTLPEYKWEVYKNEQNFYGRQLFRWSDDLVLLKNVLAAISINENSIYRNALSFHILEIQSSGLMNYWRKKTFYELLSFRKITKLNLGFDSRVKALIVEDLKWILISLGLAYVVTVACFLGEICIYKWKN from the coding sequence ATGCGAGATCTTCATGGCTTAACATTGCCAGTAGACTGCAGAGGTTCAAAACCAGCAATCATTGTCTCAGAAGACACTAATgatgaaaaaattattggcgGTTTTGTTGGTAATATTATCAAGGCTTTTGCTAAGAGGCACAATGCCAAATTGAATACTTCGAATGCAAGGGATGTGATAACGCCGATAAGTATGTATAAATTAGTGTTAAACGGAACAGTTGAAATACCATGTAGTGATATGTTAATTctacaaaattcaaatatttggttttcatatccatttaCTCAATTAGCTTGGGGAGTAATAGTGCCGGTAGAAGATCATATtccaatttataaaatatttgcatttattttctATTGGAAAGCGTTTGCAGTGACagttttggtattaattttactttCTATTTTAACTGAGGTTTCTGCTTTTCGCAGAGGATCACAAAGAGCCTTTGTTATACGTGATTTATTCTTCAACATTGATTGTTTTTGTGGAATACTCGGTCAGACATTTTCTGAAGAACCAAATGCTTCTTTTACAACGAAAATTATCTATTTGCTGATATTTTTGCTTGGAATTATGATAGTCACTTCATACAATGCATTTCTTCAATCTTTCATGACTGAACCACCAGgaggaaaaattataaaatctttTGACGATTTTAAatcctttaatttaaaaatctataCAACTGATATTAATATCCAATTAATGAGGCAACTTCGACCGACAATTATGGAAaagtattcaaatttatttatcagtgaaaaaaactttgaaacatATACAAGAATTCTAAATAATTTAGATACCAAATATGCCTACACTTTGCCTGAATACAAATGGGAAGTttataaaaatgaacaaaacttTTATGGTCGACAATTGTTTCGTTGGTCTGATGACTTGGTtctattgaaaaatgttttagcGGCTATTtcaataaatgaaaattcaatttatagaaATGCTCTAAGCTTTCATATCTTGGAAATACAGTCGAGTGGTCTGATGAATTACTGGAGGAAGAAAACTTTTTATGAATTATTGAGCTTTCGAAAGATTACAAAGTTAAATTTGGGATTTGATTCGAGAGTGAAAGCGCTGATAGTTGAAGATCTGAAGTGGATTTTGATATCGTTGGGATTGGCATATGTTGTCACTGTTGCGTGTTTTTTAggagaaatttgtatttataagtGGAAGAATTGA